One genomic segment of Pseudomonadota bacterium includes these proteins:
- a CDS encoding isoprenylcysteine carboxylmethyltransferase family protein: protein MHLPMPAILGLAYGLSEIGLGLLKRSRDDSVDADDSTLRTLWITIVLAVSAGIVASFRLPAAAIANQTVVWAGSALFALGLILRWYSIIYLGRFFTVNVAIHSAHEIIDTGPYARVRHPSYAGALLAFLGLAMCMANWVSLAVVMLPILWAFGRRIATEEHALSSALGTPYINYMRRTKRLAPFIY from the coding sequence ATGCACCTCCCCATGCCCGCGATCCTCGGCCTCGCCTACGGTCTGTCCGAAATCGGCCTGGGGCTGCTCAAACGCTCGCGCGACGACAGCGTGGACGCCGACGACAGCACGCTGCGCACGTTGTGGATCACGATTGTCCTGGCGGTCTCGGCCGGCATCGTGGCTTCTTTTCGGCTGCCCGCCGCGGCCATCGCCAACCAGACCGTGGTCTGGGCCGGCAGCGCGCTGTTCGCCCTCGGGCTCATCCTGCGCTGGTATTCCATCATCTATCTGGGCCGCTTCTTCACGGTGAACGTCGCCATTCATTCCGCCCACGAGATCATCGACACCGGACCCTACGCGCGCGTGCGCCACCCCTCCTATGCCGGCGCACTGCTGGCCTTCCTCGGGCTGGCGATGTGTATGGCGAACTGGGTGTCGTTGGCGGTCGTGATGCTGCCCATCCTCTGGGCCTTCGGCCGGCGCATCGCGACCGAGGAACACGCATTGTCCAGCGCGCTCGGCACACCCTACATAAACTACATGCGGCGCACGAAGCGCCTGGCACCATTCATCTACTAG
- a CDS encoding histidine kinase, which produces MSINPVDLAAAAEGILNHQSMQQRERLLAAAAQASRLLLEAPDAMKVMPKVLRLLGEAAQVDRTALAFAEIGPNGEKWLKIKAEWIDERLETACCGGGEDEEEPWNEPRSDQFCTMLQSGKSVVFCPDSTRGFDTASITSDKARTSAIVPILVDLEYVGVIGFDDWQRVREFDSSIVSALEIAAGLVGAALHRERLVETMRREREQAAEERLAQLHRANETLRANLVKLARVPDPADFIANILLDATRQLDAAAAFAIGFDTDEKKWKVFIHAENGKVGPPPFAPSATEEEARIHDILKQFQEPVFYPLEPFGRLSWPGVAEWHAREGHKSSYLLPLVYGETSSGFIGLVFRHTEALSAERAELALAIAHQATLCIGLKKLGMAAKNAAVLAERNRIGQEIHDGLAQGFTGILMQLGAAEEAMHECARNSPLPEILTRIQSLAKQGLADARRSVGALRPDPARRVGLELALRQLAERSTVQGRTLCSFEGAMAGEGLVPERQHELFRIATEAVSNALRHAHPNNVRIVLLEEPAQWTLSVVDDGRGMTLMPELYAQQGYGLNNMRERAGAIGGTFSIVSAPDHGTSIIVCLPRPVIA; this is translated from the coding sequence ATGAGCATCAACCCAGTAGACCTCGCCGCCGCGGCCGAAGGCATCCTCAACCACCAGTCCATGCAGCAGCGTGAACGGCTGCTGGCGGCGGCCGCCCAGGCCAGTCGCCTGCTGCTCGAAGCGCCGGACGCCATGAAGGTCATGCCCAAGGTGCTGCGCCTGCTGGGCGAAGCCGCGCAGGTCGACCGGACCGCCCTCGCCTTTGCCGAGATCGGGCCGAACGGCGAGAAGTGGCTCAAGATCAAAGCGGAGTGGATCGACGAACGCCTGGAGACCGCCTGCTGTGGCGGCGGTGAAGATGAAGAAGAGCCGTGGAACGAGCCACGCTCCGATCAGTTCTGCACCATGTTGCAGTCGGGCAAGAGCGTGGTGTTCTGCCCGGATTCCACACGCGGCTTCGACACCGCGAGCATCACCAGCGACAAGGCGCGCACTTCGGCCATCGTGCCGATTCTCGTGGACCTGGAATACGTCGGCGTCATCGGCTTCGACGACTGGCAGCGTGTACGCGAATTCGATTCCTCGATTGTCTCGGCGCTGGAGATTGCGGCCGGTCTGGTCGGTGCCGCGTTGCACCGCGAACGTCTGGTCGAAACCATGCGCCGCGAACGCGAGCAGGCCGCCGAGGAGCGGCTGGCACAACTGCACCGCGCCAATGAAACGCTGCGCGCGAACCTCGTGAAACTCGCCCGGGTTCCCGATCCCGCTGATTTCATCGCGAACATTTTGCTCGATGCCACGCGCCAGCTCGATGCGGCCGCCGCGTTTGCGATCGGCTTCGACACCGACGAAAAGAAGTGGAAGGTGTTCATCCACGCCGAGAATGGCAAGGTCGGACCGCCGCCGTTCGCGCCGAGCGCGACGGAAGAAGAAGCGCGCATCCACGACATCCTCAAGCAATTCCAGGAGCCGGTGTTCTACCCGCTCGAACCATTTGGCCGCCTGTCGTGGCCCGGCGTCGCCGAATGGCATGCGCGCGAGGGTCACAAGAGCAGCTATCTACTTCCGCTGGTGTACGGTGAAACCTCGTCGGGGTTCATCGGACTCGTCTTTCGCCATACCGAAGCCTTGTCGGCCGAGCGCGCTGAACTCGCCCTCGCGATCGCGCACCAGGCGACCTTGTGTATCGGCCTGAAGAAACTCGGCATGGCCGCCAAGAACGCGGCCGTGCTGGCCGAGCGCAATCGCATCGGCCAGGAAATCCATGACGGCCTGGCGCAAGGCTTCACCGGCATCCTGATGCAGCTCGGCGCGGCCGAGGAAGCCATGCACGAGTGCGCGCGCAATTCGCCGCTGCCCGAAATCCTGACGCGCATCCAGAGCCTCGCCAAGCAGGGCCTGGCCGATGCGCGCCGCTCGGTGGGCGCGTTGCGGCCCGATCCGGCCCGCCGCGTGGGCCTGGAGCTCGCGTTGCGCCAGCTGGCCGAACGTTCGACCGTGCAGGGGCGCACGTTGTGCAGCTTCGAAGGCGCGATGGCGGGCGAAGGGCTTGTCCCTGAGCGTCAGCACGAGCTGTTCCGCATCGCCACCGAAGCTGTCAGCAATGCATTGCGCCACGCGCATCCGAACAACGTGCGCATCGTGCTGCTCGAAGAGCCGGCGCAATGGACGCTGAGCGTGGTCGACGACGGCCGCGGCATGACGCTGATGCCCGAGCTCTACGCGCAGCAGGGTTATGGACTCAACAACATGCGCGAACGCGCGGGCGCAATCGGCGGGACGTTCAGCATCGTGAGCGCGCCGGATCATGGCACCAGCATCATTGTGTGCCTGCCGCGCCCGGTGATCGCATGA
- a CDS encoding DUF3750 domain-containing protein yields the protein MPARKKRLTFAIVLAYFPLAFCYLAFSGQLAARDWRTASREPAGLAPDPATTPEAVVQVYSARAVSWRGWFGVHTWVAVKPANAAEFTVHEVMGWRLKRTGTVVVERNRPADGYWYGNKPELLGDIRGPGVDEIIRRIEMAVQEYPYPGRYHIWPGPNSNTFTAFILRRVPELRVDLPPTAIGKDYLGWRSFNKLPSGTGGQASLFGIAGVAAGVEEGVELNLLGLTFGVDPKSLSIKLPIVGRLGPHKTPAPVLVGAPTS from the coding sequence ATGCCCGCCCGCAAGAAACGTCTGACCTTCGCCATCGTCCTGGCGTATTTCCCGCTCGCGTTCTGCTACCTCGCCTTCAGCGGCCAACTGGCGGCGCGTGACTGGCGCACGGCTTCGCGCGAACCGGCCGGCCTCGCGCCCGATCCGGCCACCACCCCCGAGGCCGTCGTGCAGGTGTATTCGGCGCGCGCGGTGAGCTGGCGCGGTTGGTTCGGCGTACATACCTGGGTCGCGGTCAAGCCGGCGAACGCCGCGGAATTCACGGTGCACGAAGTCATGGGCTGGCGCCTGAAACGCACCGGCACCGTGGTGGTGGAGCGCAATCGCCCGGCCGACGGTTACTGGTACGGCAACAAACCCGAATTGTTAGGCGATATCCGCGGACCCGGAGTCGATGAAATCATCCGGCGCATCGAGATGGCAGTGCAGGAATACCCATATCCCGGCCGTTATCACATCTGGCCGGGCCCCAATTCCAATACCTTCACGGCCTTCATCCTGCGGCGCGTGCCCGAGTTGCGCGTGGATCTGCCGCCCACCGCCATCGGCAAGGATTACCTCGGCTGGCGTTCGTTCAACAAGTTGCCGAGCGGCACCGGCGGGCAGGCCAGTTTGTTCGGTATCGCAGGCGTCGCGGCGGGAGTGGAAGAAGGCGTCGAGCTGAATCTGCTCGGGCTCACCTTCGGGGTGGATCCGAAGAGCCTGTCAATCAAACTACCGATCGTGGGCCGGCTTGGGCCGCACAAGACGCCGGCGCCGGTGCTGGTGGGCGCGCCAACCTCCTAG
- a CDS encoding amino acid permease, whose amino-acid sequence MNEQSSSGGVNYKQVGADYFEKRGLKRYAKVWSLWALGVGAVISGHYSGWNFGLANGFGSMLVALFIIAAMYWGLIFSLAEMSPALPHTGAAYSFARSAMGPWGGMFTGLAESIEYILTPAVIVFFIGSYMGAIFETGPGAQPIWWLASYIVFLVLNLLGVELSFRVSVIVTVAALLILAVFWVSAIPNIDFNHWALNIGVGADGAKVELPDGGGSWFPFGWKGVLATLPFAVWLFLAIEQLPLAAEESADPKKDMPKGLILGMLTLMCSALLITFLNSSIGKADGMHGSFSLSTSGEPLLDGFRVLYGTGAAKTLAFLAVIGLIASFHTIIYAYGRQIYSLARAGYYLPFMSLTNAKKTPHMALYAGSILGFATMMILWYVLGSEKGGAIIGSTLLNMAVFGAMISYAMQGLSFIVLRNKMPNIVRPYRSPVGVPGAVVTIVVALVTLWYQLQDPVYQKAVLYVAGFYVLGILYFAIYGRNQLILSPEEEFALSKGEKGHA is encoded by the coding sequence ATGAACGAGCAATCTTCGTCAGGCGGCGTGAATTACAAACAGGTCGGCGCCGACTACTTCGAGAAGCGTGGGCTGAAACGCTACGCCAAGGTCTGGTCTCTGTGGGCTCTCGGCGTTGGCGCCGTGATCTCCGGCCACTATTCGGGTTGGAACTTCGGACTCGCCAACGGCTTCGGCTCGATGCTCGTGGCGCTGTTCATCATCGCCGCGATGTACTGGGGCCTGATCTTCAGCCTCGCCGAGATGTCGCCCGCATTGCCGCACACCGGCGCTGCCTATTCCTTCGCGCGCAGCGCGATGGGCCCCTGGGGCGGCATGTTCACCGGGCTCGCGGAAAGCATCGAATACATCCTGACGCCCGCAGTCATCGTGTTCTTCATAGGCTCCTACATGGGAGCCATATTCGAGACCGGGCCCGGGGCACAGCCCATCTGGTGGCTGGCCTCGTACATCGTGTTCCTCGTGCTCAATCTGTTAGGCGTGGAATTGTCGTTCCGCGTGTCGGTGATCGTCACCGTCGCGGCGCTGCTGATCCTCGCGGTGTTCTGGGTCAGCGCGATTCCGAACATCGATTTCAACCACTGGGCGTTGAACATCGGCGTCGGCGCGGATGGCGCCAAGGTCGAATTGCCCGATGGCGGCGGCTCCTGGTTCCCGTTCGGCTGGAAGGGCGTGCTCGCCACGTTGCCGTTCGCGGTGTGGCTGTTCCTGGCCATCGAGCAGCTGCCGCTGGCCGCCGAAGAATCCGCCGATCCGAAGAAGGACATGCCCAAGGGCCTGATCCTCGGCATGTTGACGCTGATGTGCTCGGCGCTGCTGATCACGTTCCTGAATTCCAGCATCGGCAAGGCCGACGGCATGCACGGCTCGTTCTCGCTGTCGACCTCGGGCGAACCGCTGCTCGACGGCTTCCGCGTGTTGTACGGCACCGGCGCCGCCAAGACGCTGGCGTTCCTCGCGGTGATCGGCCTGATCGCGAGCTTCCACACGATCATTTACGCCTACGGCCGGCAGATCTACTCGCTGGCGCGCGCCGGCTACTACCTGCCGTTCATGTCGCTGACGAACGCGAAGAAGACGCCGCACATGGCGTTGTATGCCGGGTCGATCCTGGGCTTCGCGACGATGATGATCCTCTGGTACGTGCTGGGCTCTGAGAAGGGCGGCGCGATCATCGGCAGCACGCTGCTCAACATGGCGGTGTTCGGCGCGATGATTTCGTACGCGATGCAGGGGCTGTCCTTCATCGTGCTGCGGAACAAGATGCCCAACATCGTGCGTCCGTATCGCAGCCCGGTCGGAGTGCCTGGTGCCGTCGTGACGATCGTGGTTGCGCTGGTCACGCTCTGGTACCAGCTGCAGGACCCGGTCTATCAGAAGGCCGTGTTGTACGTCGCCGGCTTCTACGTGCTCGGCATTCTGTACTTCGCGATCTACGGCAGGAATCAGCTCATCCTGTCGCCCGAAGAAGAGTTCGCGCTGAGCAAAGGTGAAAAGGGTCACGCCTGA
- a CDS encoding TolC family protein, with protein MSKARFLLAPLAAAVLAACAVGPNYHQPEAKVADKFEGAEPATFSNDANVATFWQTFDDATLSRLVDQALLANYDLRIALSRIKEARALRGESYLDLAPTITAGGGYTESRTSSAQALPGVSRDATYYDAGFDAVWELDFFGRVRRGIEASNAELGAAEAGLHDAQVSVTAEVTRTYFELRGFQQQLEVAQRNVVNQRDTLGLAKVLLDNGRGTELDTSRAQAQLSGTLGTIGPLEAAVARSIHRLSVLIGREPGALRAELTPPADLPPLPTMTAVGNPSDMLRRRPDIRIAERQLAGATARVGIAIADIFPRVTFVGNLGSVSSTYDGLGDSGNDAWRIAPGISWAALDLGRVKARIGASRARSDGALLNYEQTVLRALEDTEDSLVTYARARDRLVHDQEAVTASGTASRLARLRYENGSSDFLQVLDAERIQLQSEDRLARSRTEAATSLIAVYKALGGGWESAPRPN; from the coding sequence ATGTCTAAGGCACGTTTCCTGTTAGCCCCACTCGCGGCGGCGGTTCTCGCCGCCTGTGCGGTGGGCCCCAACTACCACCAGCCCGAGGCGAAAGTCGCGGACAAGTTCGAAGGCGCGGAGCCCGCGACATTCAGCAATGACGCGAACGTCGCGACGTTCTGGCAGACCTTCGACGACGCGACGCTGTCGCGGCTCGTCGACCAGGCACTGCTGGCGAACTACGACCTGCGCATCGCGCTGTCGCGCATCAAGGAAGCGCGCGCGTTGCGCGGTGAGAGTTATCTCGACCTCGCGCCCACCATCACGGCGGGCGGCGGCTACACCGAATCGCGCACGAGTTCGGCGCAGGCGCTGCCCGGCGTTTCACGCGATGCGACCTACTACGACGCCGGCTTCGACGCGGTGTGGGAGCTCGATTTCTTCGGCCGCGTGCGGCGCGGCATCGAAGCGAGCAATGCCGAGCTCGGTGCGGCGGAAGCCGGCCTGCACGATGCGCAGGTCAGCGTGACCGCCGAAGTCACTCGCACCTATTTCGAACTGCGGGGTTTTCAGCAACAGCTCGAAGTCGCGCAGCGCAACGTCGTGAATCAGCGCGACACGTTGGGCCTCGCGAAAGTGCTGCTCGACAACGGCCGCGGCACCGAACTCGACACTTCCCGCGCGCAGGCGCAGTTGTCGGGCACGCTCGGCACCATCGGCCCGCTCGAAGCGGCGGTGGCGCGTTCGATTCATCGCTTGAGCGTATTGATCGGCCGCGAGCCGGGCGCATTACGCGCGGAGCTCACGCCGCCTGCGGATCTGCCGCCGCTGCCGACGATGACCGCGGTCGGAAATCCGTCGGACATGTTGCGCCGCCGGCCCGACATCCGGATCGCCGAGCGCCAACTCGCCGGCGCGACAGCGCGCGTCGGCATCGCGATTGCGGACATTTTTCCGCGCGTCACGTTTGTCGGAAACCTGGGTTCGGTCTCGAGCACCTATGACGGCCTCGGCGACAGCGGCAATGACGCCTGGCGCATCGCGCCCGGCATCTCCTGGGCCGCGCTCGATCTCGGCCGCGTGAAGGCGCGCATCGGCGCGTCCCGGGCGCGCTCGGACGGCGCCCTGCTGAACTACGAACAGACCGTCCTGCGCGCCCTGGAAGACACCGAAGATTCGCTGGTGACCTACGCCCGCGCGCGCGACCGGCTGGTCCATGACCAGGAAGCCGTAACCGCCAGCGGCACCGCCTCCCGCCTCGCCCGGCTGCGTTATGAAAACGGCAGCAGCGACTTCCTGCAGGTGCTGGATGCCGAGCGGATCCAGCTGCAATCCGAGGACCGCCTGGCCCGCAGCCGTACCGAGGCCGCCACCAGCCTGATTGCGGTCTACAAGGCCCTGGGCGGCGGTTGGGAGTCCGCGCCGAGGCCCAATTAA
- a CDS encoding type 1 glutamine amidotransferase: MARILIIDGNTAETRAKHVSVGGTASGDGYAATLKRLRPGIECDIVHPADGEPKLPAGVTLGDYAGAAITGSALNIYSLEPAVERQIDLVKAVFAAGVPTFGSCWGLQVGVTAAGGSVVRNPRGREFGFGRRITLTSPGRDHAMFQGKPEVFEACTVHVDTVDSLPAGSTPLAHNDMGLQAAEIRHKHGVFWGVQYHPEYSCAEIAAMARRYGDVLIRDRLVKDQAELDALAADLVTLNEHPEDARLAWRFGVGASITDPTIKLAELRNWLDKQVLK, encoded by the coding sequence TTGGCGCGCATCCTCATCATCGACGGCAACACCGCCGAGACGCGCGCGAAACACGTCTCGGTCGGCGGCACGGCCTCCGGCGACGGTTACGCCGCGACGCTCAAGCGCCTGAGGCCCGGCATCGAGTGCGACATCGTCCATCCGGCCGATGGGGAGCCCAAACTACCCGCCGGTGTCACGCTCGGCGACTACGCGGGCGCCGCCATCACCGGGTCCGCGTTGAACATCTATTCGCTCGAGCCGGCCGTCGAGCGGCAGATCGATCTGGTCAAGGCGGTATTTGCGGCGGGTGTGCCCACTTTCGGCAGTTGCTGGGGCCTGCAGGTCGGTGTTACCGCCGCGGGCGGCAGCGTGGTGCGCAACCCGCGCGGGCGCGAATTCGGCTTCGGGCGGCGGATCACGCTCACGTCACCCGGCCGCGACCATGCAATGTTCCAGGGCAAGCCGGAAGTATTCGAAGCCTGCACGGTCCACGTCGACACGGTAGATAGCCTGCCGGCCGGCTCGACGCCGCTGGCGCACAACGACATGGGCTTGCAGGCCGCCGAAATCCGGCACAAACACGGCGTGTTCTGGGGTGTGCAATACCACCCGGAGTACAGCTGCGCGGAGATCGCCGCGATGGCGCGCCGCTATGGCGACGTGCTGATCCGCGACAGGCTGGTCAAGGACCAGGCGGAACTCGATGCGCTGGCGGCGGACCTCGTCACCTTGAACGAGCACCCCGAAGACGCGCGCCTCGCATGGCGATTCGGGGTCGGAGCATCCATCACCGATCCCACGATCAAACTCGCCGAGCTGCGCAACTGGCTCGACAAGCAGGTTCTGAAGTAA
- a CDS encoding glycosyltransferase family 1 protein: protein MKIMLVTDAWEPQVNGVVRTLKTTARELTAMGHEVRFLTPLEFRTLPCPTYPEIRLSLLPGAGVKRKIREFDPDVLHIATEGPLGLAARRFALRNDFPFTTAYHTRFPEYVHARMRMPLSWSYAWLRWFHKPSRAVMAPTQVVVDDLVSNGFERVRLWSRGVDADIFHPQQSKRLNSEPPIFLYVGRVAVEKNVEAFLELDLPGSKWVVGAGPALERIRARFPKVNYLGLLEREELAQVYASADVFVFPSKTDTFGLVLLEAMACGLPVAAYPVTGPRDVVGNSSAGVLHEDLRTACLGALKLRSEDALARAGMFTWRAATLQFFGNLHPRKREKTLAAFA from the coding sequence ATGAAAATCATGCTCGTGACGGATGCCTGGGAGCCGCAGGTCAATGGCGTGGTGCGTACACTCAAGACCACCGCGCGCGAACTGACCGCGATGGGGCACGAAGTGCGGTTCCTTACGCCGCTCGAATTCCGCACGCTGCCGTGTCCTACCTACCCGGAGATCCGCCTGTCGCTGCTGCCGGGTGCGGGCGTGAAGCGCAAGATCCGCGAGTTCGATCCCGATGTGCTGCACATCGCGACCGAAGGCCCGCTGGGGTTGGCCGCACGGCGCTTCGCGTTGCGCAACGACTTTCCGTTCACTACCGCCTATCACACGCGTTTCCCGGAATACGTGCACGCACGGATGCGGATGCCACTGTCGTGGAGCTATGCGTGGCTGCGCTGGTTCCACAAGCCTTCGCGCGCGGTGATGGCGCCCACGCAAGTGGTCGTCGACGACCTGGTCTCGAACGGTTTCGAACGTGTGCGGCTTTGGTCGCGCGGTGTCGATGCCGACATCTTCCATCCGCAGCAATCGAAGCGCCTCAACAGTGAGCCGCCGATTTTCCTGTACGTCGGGCGCGTGGCCGTTGAAAAGAATGTCGAGGCATTTCTCGAGCTCGATCTACCCGGTTCGAAGTGGGTGGTGGGTGCGGGGCCGGCGCTCGAGCGTATCCGCGCGCGGTTTCCCAAGGTGAACTACCTCGGGTTGCTCGAGCGCGAGGAACTGGCGCAGGTGTACGCCTCCGCGGATGTGTTCGTGTTTCCCAGCAAGACCGATACCTTCGGCCTCGTGCTGCTGGAGGCGATGGCCTGCGGTTTGCCGGTGGCGGCGTATCCCGTGACCGGTCCGCGCGATGTAGTCGGCAATTCCAGCGCTGGCGTGCTGCACGAAGATCTGCGCACTGCGTGTCTCGGCGCGCTGAAACTGCGGAGCGAAGATGCGCTGGCGAGAGCCGGCATGTTCACCTGGCGGGCCGCGACGCTGCAGTTCTTCGGCAACCTGCATCCGCGCAAACGCGAGAAGACCCTCGCGGCCTTCGCATGA
- a CDS encoding arginase family protein: protein MDSPSLVVYRGRAGDRNPRGMAGAQLLGSAIARRFGFATTFVSSAQPVLSTTRWDEQLAAARADLQAFAGTYAGLLNGGQRIVATMGRCAAGLATVPEVARRHPAACVVWFDAHGDSNLPTSNEVPYLGGMVITGAAGHWDSGLGAGLDLANVVLVGARDLDPHEKSLIASGRLKLVDAGPRLAERLGAAVGQRDVYVHLDCDVLEPGIVPIEYEVPDGLTLADLHACATALATRKVIGVEIAEFECAWLDGRTASPDRLLDAIAPLLS, encoded by the coding sequence ATGGATTCCCCCTCCCTCGTCGTCTACCGCGGGCGCGCCGGCGATCGCAATCCGCGCGGCATGGCCGGCGCGCAATTGCTCGGCTCCGCGATCGCACGCCGTTTCGGCTTCGCGACCACCTTCGTCAGCAGCGCCCAGCCGGTTTTATCCACCACGCGCTGGGACGAGCAACTCGCCGCCGCGCGCGCCGATCTGCAGGCTTTCGCCGGCACCTATGCCGGGTTGCTGAACGGCGGTCAACGCATTGTCGCCACCATGGGACGCTGCGCCGCCGGCCTCGCCACCGTGCCGGAGGTCGCGCGGCGTCATCCCGCAGCCTGCGTGGTGTGGTTCGACGCGCACGGCGATTCCAACCTGCCGACTTCGAACGAAGTGCCCTATCTCGGCGGCATGGTCATCACCGGCGCCGCGGGTCACTGGGATAGCGGCCTCGGCGCCGGCCTCGACCTGGCGAACGTGGTGCTGGTCGGCGCGCGCGATCTCGATCCGCACGAGAAGTCGCTGATCGCCAGCGGCCGGTTGAAGCTGGTCGACGCCGGCCCCCGCCTGGCCGAGCGCCTCGGCGCGGCTGTCGGTCAGCGCGACGTCTACGTCCACCTCGACTGCGACGTGCTCGAACCCGGCATCGTGCCGATCGAATACGAAGTGCCAGACGGTCTCACACTCGCGGATCTTCACGCCTGCGCCACCGCGCTCGCCACGCGCAAGGTGATCGGAGTCGAGATCGCGGAGTTCGAATGCGCCTGGCTCGACGGCCGCACCGCGTCACCCGACCGGCTGCTGGATGCGATCGCGCCGCTGCTGAGCTAA
- a CDS encoding response regulator transcription factor, protein MNAATLKEPLKAAARKISVILADDHPVVRDGLAAIVNQQPDMHVVAEAGDGAEALELYETHKPDVMVLDLRMPKLDGAAVVQKVLEKYPKAALLIMTTYDGDEDIFRSLSQGAKGYLLKDAPRQEILSAIRAVAEDRPYTSSSIAAKALQRMTKPTLTTRELDVLQLVAEGRSNKDIARRLTITEGTAKTHVKAILAKLDAISRTEAVAVAHKRGLIRLS, encoded by the coding sequence ATGAATGCCGCGACTCTCAAGGAACCTCTGAAAGCGGCAGCGCGCAAGATCAGCGTGATCCTCGCGGACGATCACCCCGTGGTGCGCGACGGATTGGCCGCTATCGTCAATCAGCAACCCGACATGCACGTCGTGGCCGAGGCCGGCGACGGCGCCGAGGCGCTCGAGCTGTACGAGACACACAAACCCGATGTGATGGTGCTCGATCTGCGCATGCCGAAGCTCGATGGCGCGGCGGTCGTGCAGAAGGTGCTGGAGAAATACCCCAAGGCCGCGCTGCTGATCATGACCACGTATGACGGCGACGAGGATATTTTCCGTTCGTTGAGCCAGGGCGCGAAGGGGTATCTGCTGAAGGACGCGCCGCGGCAGGAGATCCTGTCGGCGATCCGCGCGGTGGCCGAAGATCGGCCGTACACCTCATCGAGCATCGCCGCCAAGGCGTTGCAGCGGATGACCAAGCCCACGCTGACCACGCGCGAACTCGACGTGCTGCAACTCGTGGCGGAAGGCCGCTCCAACAAGGACATCGCGCGGCGCCTGACGATCACCGAAGGCACCGCCAAGACCCACGTGAAAGCGATCCTGGCGAAGCTGGACGCGATTTCGCGCACCGAAGCCGTCGCCGTCGCCCACAAACGCGGCCTGATCCGCTTGAGCTAA